A stretch of DNA from Cyanobacterium sp. T60_A2020_053:
TGAAAAGATTTTAGAATTAGTTGATCGCAAAGTTTTATTGCCTCCTTTGGGCTTAGTAACGGTGGCGGCGATTTTACCTCAAGAGTGGGAATTTAAACTGGTGGATCGCAATATTCGCCCGGCTACCGAGGCAGAATGGGCATGGGCTGATATTGTCATCATGTCAGGAATGATTGTGCAGAAGGATGATTTAATTGAGCAAATAAAAGAAGCTAAACAACGGGGTAAATTAGTTGCCGTGGGTGGTCCTTATCCTACTTCTGTACCTCACGAGTTAGAACAAGCTGGAACGGATTTTCTCATTCTGGATGAGGGGGAAATTACTATTCCGATGTTTGTGGAAGCATTTACCAACGGTGCAACCGACGGGGTTTTCCGCACCACCGAAAAACCAGATGTTACCATCACTCCTGTGCCTCGTTATGATTTGTTAGAGTTAGATGCTTATGATTCGATGTCGGTGCAGTTTTCGAGGGGTTGTCCTTTCCAATGTGAGTTTTGCGATATTATTGTGTTATACGGTCGTAAACCGCGCACGAAAACCCCTGAGCAGTTACTGAAAGAGTTAGATTATCTTTATGAGTTGGGATGGCGCCGTAGTGTGTTTATGGTGGATGATAATTTCATCGGTAATAAGCGCAATGTTAAGTTATTGTTGAGGGCGCTGAAAGATTGGCAGGAAAAATATCAATATCCTTTCCGCTTCAATACTGAGGCTTCTGTGGATTTAGCCGATGATGACGAGTTGATAGATTTGATGGTTGCCTGTTATTTTGATGCGGTATTTTTGGGCATTGAAACTCCCGATGAGGATAGTTTACAGTTAACTATGAAATTCCAAAATACCCGTAGTTCTCTGGCTGATTCTGTTGATAAGATTATTCGTAAGGGTTTGCGCCCCATGGCTGGTTTTATCATTGGTTTTGATGGGGAGAAGAAGGGCGCTGGTGATCGCATTGTGCGTTTTGCGGAGCAGGTGGGCATTCCTACCACTACTTTTGCGATGTTACAGGCTCTTCCTAATACTGCACTATGGCATCGTTTGGAGCGGGAAGGGCGCTTGAGACATGGTAAGGATGGTAATATCAATCAAACTACATTGATGAATTTTATCCCCACTCGCCCCGTGGAAGATATTGCTCAAGAATATGTGGATGCGTTTTGGCAACTTTATGATCCTCATCAGTATTTAGATCGTAATTATCGTTGTTTCCTCAAATTGGGTGCGCCCGTCGCCCATCCTCCTGCAAAACTACCGGCGCTGGTGGATTTGAGGGCGCTAATGGTGGTGATTTGGCGACAAGGTATTAAACGGGACACGCGCTGGAAATTTTGGCATCATTTGTTTAGCATTATTAAACATAATCCGGGAGTGTGGGAGCATTATTTAACTCTTTGCGCTCATAATGAGCATTTCTTGGAATACCGGGAAATTGTTAAAAATCAAATTACGGCACAGTTACAAGAGTATTTAACTAATACTCAAAATAG
This window harbors:
- a CDS encoding DUF4070 domain-containing protein, giving the protein MKALLIYPIFPPTFWSYEKILELVDRKVLLPPLGLVTVAAILPQEWEFKLVDRNIRPATEAEWAWADIVIMSGMIVQKDDLIEQIKEAKQRGKLVAVGGPYPTSVPHELEQAGTDFLILDEGEITIPMFVEAFTNGATDGVFRTTEKPDVTITPVPRYDLLELDAYDSMSVQFSRGCPFQCEFCDIIVLYGRKPRTKTPEQLLKELDYLYELGWRRSVFMVDDNFIGNKRNVKLLLRALKDWQEKYQYPFRFNTEASVDLADDDELIDLMVACYFDAVFLGIETPDEDSLQLTMKFQNTRSSLADSVDKIIRKGLRPMAGFIIGFDGEKKGAGDRIVRFAEQVGIPTTTFAMLQALPNTALWHRLEREGRLRHGKDGNINQTTLMNFIPTRPVEDIAQEYVDAFWQLYDPHQYLDRNYRCFLKLGAPVAHPPAKLPALVDLRALMVVIWRQGIKRDTRWKFWHHLFSIIKHNPGVWEHYLTLCAHNEHFLEYREIVKNQITAQLQEYLTNTQNSEHSAVMAQPEMIAS